One genomic window of Sphingobacterium oryzagri includes the following:
- the mutL gene encoding DNA mismatch repair endonuclease MutL, producing the protein MSDIIQLLPDSVANQIAAGEVVQRPASAVKELVENAIDAGADKIKIIIKDAGKSLIQIIDNGCGMSVTDARLCFERHATSKIRRAEDLFAIRTMGFRGEAMASIAAIAQVELKTKRVEDELGTIVEIEGSKVVKQYPEALADGTSICVKNLFYNIPARRNFLKSNAVEMRHIIDEFQRIALAHPELFFSLHSDGNEIFHLPAETLKQRIVHIFGNSYNQRLVPVEEETTIISLKGFIGKPEYAKKTRGEQFFFVNNRFVKDPYLNHAVMNAYEDILPAEAFPLYVLFIDIDPSKIDINVHPTKTEIKYEDDKAIYAILRSAIKRSIGRYNIAPSLDFNQETSFTNLITSKPLEEIQAPTISFNPNFNPFEDPKSASKARSSAYAEGFEKKAGIPQNWDTLYSISQKETAEQLPLLPDAPLEEADRDPEPLAKQQNERTKSPKQFFQLHQRFIVSQIHSGFMLIDQQAAHERILFEQYKTQLENNQGSSQQSLFPQTVELNSADFALMEDILPEIQTLGFQLRPFGKTTFIVDGIPADLGNGINEAKILEQLLEDFKNNKDALQLNKRENLARSLAKNAAIKPGTILDNQEMAELIDNLFATELPSISIHGKPIIVTITLQELMERFSKN; encoded by the coding sequence ATGTCAGATATTATTCAGTTACTGCCCGATTCGGTAGCCAACCAAATAGCTGCAGGAGAAGTGGTTCAACGCCCAGCTTCTGCGGTGAAAGAATTGGTAGAGAATGCTATTGATGCCGGAGCAGATAAAATAAAGATTATCATAAAAGATGCGGGGAAGTCATTGATTCAAATTATTGACAATGGCTGTGGTATGAGTGTGACGGATGCCCGCTTGTGTTTTGAGCGACATGCAACTTCTAAAATACGACGGGCAGAAGATCTGTTTGCGATACGCACAATGGGTTTTCGTGGCGAAGCAATGGCCTCTATTGCCGCCATCGCGCAGGTTGAACTAAAGACCAAACGCGTAGAAGATGAATTGGGAACGATTGTAGAGATTGAAGGTTCGAAAGTGGTGAAGCAGTATCCCGAAGCCTTAGCAGATGGCACCAGCATTTGCGTAAAAAATCTTTTTTACAACATTCCCGCACGGCGTAATTTTTTAAAAAGCAACGCGGTTGAAATGCGCCATATCATCGACGAATTTCAGCGTATCGCCCTGGCGCATCCCGAGCTATTTTTTAGTTTGCACAGCGATGGCAATGAGATTTTTCATTTACCTGCCGAAACGTTGAAGCAACGGATTGTGCACATTTTTGGAAACAGCTACAACCAGCGTCTGGTTCCGGTAGAGGAAGAAACAACGATCATTTCACTGAAAGGCTTTATCGGCAAACCCGAATACGCTAAAAAAACACGTGGCGAGCAGTTCTTCTTTGTCAACAACCGCTTTGTGAAAGACCCCTACCTGAACCATGCGGTGATGAATGCCTACGAAGATATTCTGCCGGCAGAAGCCTTTCCGTTGTACGTCCTTTTTATCGACATTGATCCGTCAAAGATCGATATCAACGTGCACCCCACCAAAACGGAAATTAAATACGAGGATGATAAAGCCATCTACGCGATCTTACGGTCAGCCATAAAACGATCGATCGGGCGGTACAATATTGCGCCCAGTTTGGATTTCAATCAAGAAACCAGCTTTACCAACTTGATAACGAGCAAGCCGCTAGAGGAGATTCAAGCGCCGACGATTTCGTTTAACCCAAACTTCAACCCGTTTGAAGACCCAAAGTCGGCATCGAAAGCACGCTCATCGGCCTACGCCGAAGGTTTCGAAAAGAAAGCCGGAATACCACAAAACTGGGACACGCTATACAGTATTTCTCAAAAGGAAACTGCCGAGCAGTTGCCGTTGTTGCCCGATGCACCTCTGGAAGAAGCCGATCGCGATCCAGAACCGTTGGCAAAGCAGCAAAACGAGCGCACTAAAAGTCCGAAACAGTTTTTTCAGCTGCACCAGCGTTTTATCGTTTCGCAGATTCATTCGGGTTTTATGCTGATCGATCAGCAAGCGGCACATGAGCGCATTTTGTTTGAACAATACAAAACACAGTTGGAAAACAATCAGGGAAGCAGTCAGCAAAGCCTATTTCCGCAAACGGTGGAACTCAATAGCGCCGATTTTGCGCTGATGGAAGACATCCTTCCGGAGATACAAACGTTGGGCTTTCAGCTACGTCCTTTTGGCAAAACCACCTTTATCGTGGATGGCATACCAGCCGATTTGGGCAACGGTATCAATGAAGCGAAGATACTGGAACAACTTTTGGAAGATTTCAAAAACAATAAGGATGCCTTGCAACTTAATAAGAGAGAAAACTTGGCCAGAAGCTTAGCAAAAAATGCCGCTATCAAACCCGGCACCATCCTGGACAACCAGGAAATGGCAGAACTGATCGACAATCTATTTGCTACAGAATTGCCCAGCATATCCATTCATGGAAAACCAATCATCGTGACCATTACGTTGCAAGAACTTATGGAACGCTTTAGTAAAAATTAA
- a CDS encoding rhomboid family intramembrane serine protease: MFSNLTTVVKNLLIANVIFFIYSNLMPEIAYTYLPAFYPDSPHFYIWQIITYMFMHADLGHIFFNMFSLLIFGPILEQTLGSKRFLNFYLICGLGALLLHFSVDALQVFQATGTLFPYKTGHVTTGLEATYLSPILGASGSVFGILLGFAYLYPNMRLMLLFPPIPIKAKYLVGGLIVIELYLILTKSGGNIAHMAHIGGALFAYLMMKIWGIRKGY, from the coding sequence ATGTTTTCGAACCTTACGACCGTAGTAAAAAATCTGTTGATAGCCAATGTGATCTTTTTTATCTACTCGAACTTGATGCCCGAGATAGCTTACACCTATTTACCGGCTTTTTATCCAGATTCTCCACACTTTTATATTTGGCAGATCATTACGTATATGTTTATGCATGCCGATCTCGGACATATCTTTTTCAATATGTTTTCGTTATTGATATTCGGCCCGATTCTGGAACAAACGCTTGGTTCGAAAAGATTTCTAAACTTTTACCTGATCTGTGGCTTAGGCGCCTTGCTGCTGCACTTTTCCGTAGATGCGCTACAAGTTTTTCAAGCTACCGGCACCCTGTTTCCTTACAAAACGGGACATGTAACGACCGGTTTGGAAGCAACCTACCTTTCCCCCATCTTAGGTGCATCGGGATCGGTATTCGGAATTTTACTTGGGTTTGCTTATTTGTATCCAAACATGCGGTTGATGCTTTTATTTCCGCCGATCCCGATAAAAGCTAAATACTTAGTTGGCGGATTAATTGTTATTGAGTTATATTTGATACTGACAAAATCAGGTGGAAATATTGCGCATATGGCTCATATAGGCGGCGCACTTTTTGCTTATTTGATGATGAAAATTTGGGGCATTCGTAAAGGCTATTAG
- a CDS encoding rhomboid family intramembrane serine protease, with amino-acid sequence MKESALKTFWRDTYKGQSPVPFIISVQVGLFVLIHIFDLLQEIGITQLSLYSITVEKLSLPLSFHTFITQPWSLATYSFLYTNIFQLLFDCLWLFWIGSMFMNFLNRRQFLFVYSSAIVGGGLLYLGIGTIPGFGSLISPIYTSASFALGAMFAALATLVPRSEVRLLLIGNISLKTLAIAYIVLAAIFIAMANKPAAISFLLAACWGFAYTKALQNGNDYSLLFNLKKRSKLKIVHKSKSGVSSYAYRHQSDLPNQDEVDEILDKISVGGYESLTSQEKEVLFKASKGER; translated from the coding sequence ATGAAAGAAAGTGCGTTAAAGACATTTTGGAGAGACACCTATAAAGGCCAGTCGCCCGTCCCCTTTATCATATCGGTACAGGTAGGTCTATTCGTGTTAATCCATATTTTCGATCTGCTACAAGAAATCGGGATCACACAACTATCCCTTTATAGCATAACCGTCGAAAAATTAAGTCTACCTCTTTCTTTCCATACATTCATCACGCAACCGTGGTCGCTCGCCACGTATTCTTTCCTTTATACCAATATCTTTCAACTGCTGTTTGACTGTCTGTGGTTATTTTGGATCGGCAGTATGTTTATGAACTTTCTGAACAGAAGGCAATTCCTCTTTGTTTACAGCTCCGCAATAGTGGGTGGCGGTCTCCTTTATTTGGGTATTGGCACCATTCCTGGCTTCGGCAGTTTGATTTCGCCAATCTACACAAGCGCCTCTTTTGCGCTGGGCGCCATGTTCGCAGCATTGGCTACCCTTGTGCCTCGTTCCGAAGTGCGCCTATTGTTGATCGGCAATATTTCTTTAAAGACACTAGCTATCGCGTATATCGTGCTGGCAGCCATTTTTATAGCGATGGCCAATAAGCCAGCAGCTATCAGCTTTCTATTGGCCGCTTGTTGGGGCTTTGCCTACACCAAAGCACTTCAAAATGGAAACGATTATAGTCTACTGTTTAACTTAAAAAAACGCAGCAAGCTAAAAATCGTGCACAAAAGCAAATCTGGCGTATCTTCTTACGCTTACCGGCACCAATCAGATTTGCCCAATCAGGATGAAGTAGACGAAATTCTCGATAAAATTTCTGTGGGAGGTTATGAAAGCTTAACTTCACAGGAGAAAGAAGTGCTTTTTAAAGCAAGTAAGGGTGAGCGATAG
- a CDS encoding endonuclease/exonuclease/phosphatase family protein: protein MAKKNIFKKDLGLFSKLIFICNIIAVGSLLLSYSASFINPKTFWPLAFFGLGYLPILLVNIGFVIYWLLRKPKYALLMCLPILLGWSLLTQHIGFRKQAQTPDKEDSTLRVMTFNAHLFTEIAKSPKTDVKSEVIDLIKRTDPDILCFQEFFTKIKGTKKMTKRITDEGEFLTYYFEPAMKSEHEGYGQIIFSKYPIVNSGTITKNEYGINRIIFADIVRGADTMRVYNVHLRSFGLQTEDKEFIQNPSHKTNEDHATRRVGRKLKYAFEGRSRQAQALRDHIDSTSYPIIVMGDFNDTPMSYSVNLIRDGLKNTFREKGQGWGVTHYEMLPLFQIDYIFCSQRFAVQHYQIVKEKLSDHYPVWADIKL from the coding sequence ATGGCTAAAAAAAATATTTTCAAAAAAGATCTGGGACTTTTCAGCAAGTTGATATTCATCTGCAATATCATAGCCGTTGGCTCTTTGTTATTGAGCTACAGTGCCTCGTTCATCAATCCAAAAACATTTTGGCCTTTAGCTTTTTTCGGCTTAGGCTACCTCCCTATCCTGCTCGTCAATATCGGCTTCGTGATCTATTGGTTGCTCCGCAAACCAAAATACGCGCTACTTATGTGCCTGCCGATCCTGTTGGGATGGAGTCTCCTGACCCAACATATTGGCTTCCGAAAACAAGCGCAAACACCCGATAAAGAAGATAGTACGCTGCGCGTAATGACCTTCAATGCGCACTTATTTACGGAAATAGCGAAGTCGCCAAAAACAGATGTCAAAAGTGAGGTCATTGACCTGATTAAACGTACCGATCCGGACATTCTATGTTTTCAAGAATTTTTCACGAAAATAAAAGGCACGAAAAAGATGACCAAGCGTATTACCGACGAAGGCGAATTTTTAACATACTATTTCGAGCCCGCTATGAAAAGTGAGCACGAAGGGTACGGACAAATCATTTTCTCTAAATATCCGATCGTTAATTCGGGCACCATCACCAAAAATGAATACGGCATAAACCGCATTATTTTTGCCGATATCGTACGCGGAGCAGACACCATGCGTGTTTACAATGTGCACCTTCGATCTTTTGGATTGCAGACAGAGGATAAAGAATTTATCCAAAACCCTTCACATAAAACCAATGAAGACCACGCTACCCGCAGGGTAGGCCGCAAACTAAAATATGCTTTTGAAGGGCGGAGTCGGCAAGCGCAAGCACTGCGCGACCACATAGACTCGACAAGCTACCCGATCATCGTGATGGGTGATTTTAACGACACACCCATGTCGTATAGTGTAAACTTGATTCGCGATGGCTTAAAAAATACATTCCGTGAAAAGGGACAAGGATGGGGCGTAACACACTACGAGATGTTGCCGCTGTTTCAAATAGACTACATTTTTTGCAGCCAGCGCTTTGCCGTGCAACACTACCAGATCGTGAAAGAAAAACTATCAGATCATTACCCGGTATGGGCAGATATTAAACTTTAA
- a CDS encoding S41 family peptidase, with the protein MQKGTKRNLFVAATYGAVLLLGILLGQNYADEQGNKPGNSLVPIGLSNNTWKIQQLIDLVSNSYVDSVNIDSVQNGAINHIISHLDPYSSYLVPNESQRQTEILEGTFEGIGMEYFNLNDTLMIVSLISGGPADKAGFRVGDKLLKIGNQLVAGVNISRERVEKLIRGRRGTALQIHVKRHAEELEAPIKVVRDQVTVSSLDVVYMIRPGVGYVKVRRFGMNTAEEFRQAVIELKKQGANKLILDLRDNGGGYFHMAIKLAGEFFNDRRLVVYTQGAHEEKQEYFSEQGGNFADGGLAVLINENTASASEIVAGAIQDWDRGTIIGRRSYGKGIVQEQFDFSDGSTVNLSIARYFTPLGRSIQKKYTPNWSNMVDFNTMYEGLWALDTLYAHGKAFQTSAGKQVYSGGGIMPDVTVAQDSNALNLFYQDLIQYSFIEQFVYARFTKQLPAYSIDNFLQGYHLPDNEYRRFIAFVRGEGFLISDRKTVDLRTVIESDIEALVGRFYFGREAYFKVKNRSDSFVRRALEFLEKPAS; encoded by the coding sequence CCAATAGGCTTGTCTAATAATACCTGGAAGATACAGCAGCTGATTGATTTGGTTTCCAATTCCTATGTTGATAGTGTCAATATCGACTCCGTTCAAAACGGAGCGATCAACCATATCATCTCTCACCTTGATCCATATTCGAGCTATTTGGTGCCGAATGAATCGCAGCGACAGACTGAAATTCTAGAAGGAACGTTCGAAGGTATTGGCATGGAATATTTTAATCTTAACGATACTTTAATGATCGTTTCGCTGATCAGTGGCGGACCGGCAGATAAAGCGGGCTTTCGGGTTGGTGATAAATTATTAAAGATCGGTAACCAACTTGTGGCAGGCGTAAATATTTCGCGCGAGCGTGTAGAGAAATTGATTCGCGGGCGTCGCGGCACCGCGTTGCAGATTCATGTTAAGCGACATGCCGAAGAGCTGGAAGCGCCAATCAAAGTAGTGCGCGATCAGGTGACGGTAAGCTCGCTTGATGTAGTGTATATGATCCGTCCGGGTGTCGGTTATGTCAAAGTCAGGCGCTTTGGCATGAATACGGCCGAGGAATTCCGTCAGGCCGTCATCGAACTAAAAAAGCAGGGCGCGAACAAGCTTATTCTTGACCTGCGTGACAATGGTGGTGGTTACTTCCATATGGCGATCAAGCTGGCGGGCGAATTTTTTAATGACCGCCGGTTGGTGGTTTACACGCAGGGAGCGCACGAGGAAAAACAAGAATATTTTTCAGAGCAGGGCGGCAATTTCGCGGATGGCGGATTGGCGGTGCTTATCAATGAAAACACGGCTTCGGCAAGTGAAATAGTCGCCGGCGCTATCCAGGATTGGGACCGCGGCACCATTATCGGTAGGCGTTCTTATGGCAAAGGCATTGTGCAGGAGCAGTTTGATTTTTCTGATGGATCGACCGTTAACCTCAGTATCGCACGTTATTTTACGCCTTTAGGCCGGAGCATCCAGAAGAAATATACGCCCAATTGGTCTAATATGGTCGACTTTAATACGATGTATGAAGGTTTGTGGGCGTTGGATACGTTGTATGCACATGGTAAAGCTTTTCAAACATCGGCTGGCAAGCAAGTGTATAGTGGTGGTGGGATTATGCCGGATGTCACGGTTGCGCAAGATTCCAATGCGTTAAACCTCTTTTATCAAGATCTTATCCAATATAGTTTTATCGAGCAGTTTGTCTACGCCCGTTTTACCAAACAGCTACCGGCTTACTCGATTGATAATTTTTTGCAGGGTTACCATTTACCCGACAATGAATACCGTCGTTTTATTGCATTCGTTCGTGGAGAAGGATTTCTGATTTCCGACCGTAAAACGGTCGATCTACGTACGGTTATCGAAAGCGATATTGAAGCGTTGGTTGGGCGTTTTTATTTCGGTCGAGAAGCGTATTTTAAAGTCAAGAACCGAAGCGATTCGTTCGTGCGCAGAGCACTTGAGTTTTTGGAAAAGCCAGCAAGTTAG